From a single Nocardioides panacis genomic region:
- a CDS encoding oligosaccharide flippase family protein: MSVADPSARQPGGGALGAVARGGSFAALGSGLGSVLGFVLTLVVTRGLSTTSAGQFFSATAVFIVLQTFLSFGVGAGLVRFVPRFRALDRHDDVPVLLVAAFVPVATLGVIGSVGLWFAAPTLAARIGHNDPAAALGSFRVLALLFLPGVLEVAAVECTRAFGSIRKYVLIQQVGVPALRPMLVGLGVAVGAPLWVLVLAWMVPLVLALTVATCIVGASLKTEYGRRFAWPARTRTWGEIAAEYWRFTAARGLSSVMEILINWLDVLLVATMVSATQTAIYAAASRFVTSGTLVLQALRLAIAGDVSAALARRDNERVSEIYHVASQWVVLTSWPLYLTMAIFGPTVLRIFGPSYSAGATALSVLCGAMLLNLAAGNVGTVLLMGGKSTWVLADKAASLAVNIAANLLLVPRFGITGAAVAWALTIVLDSTAAFCQVRWGMGIGGRLRGIVAAGMIALGCFGLLPLLGRVVFGSSLSTMLTCVGLGLVFYLPLIWIGRDLLGVRVLIEGVTKKAARVADGSS, translated from the coding sequence ATGAGCGTCGCAGACCCTTCTGCGCGGCAACCGGGAGGCGGCGCACTCGGTGCGGTGGCCCGCGGTGGCTCCTTCGCCGCCCTCGGCTCGGGCCTCGGCTCCGTGCTCGGGTTCGTCCTCACTCTGGTGGTGACGCGCGGTCTGTCGACGACCTCCGCGGGTCAGTTCTTCAGTGCGACCGCGGTGTTCATCGTCCTCCAGACGTTCTTGTCCTTCGGCGTCGGGGCCGGCCTCGTGCGCTTCGTCCCGCGGTTCCGCGCACTGGACCGACACGATGACGTCCCGGTCCTACTCGTCGCAGCGTTCGTTCCCGTTGCCACTCTCGGCGTCATCGGCTCCGTCGGTCTGTGGTTCGCCGCACCGACGCTGGCCGCGCGCATCGGCCACAACGACCCCGCTGCGGCGTTGGGCAGCTTCCGAGTGCTCGCGCTGCTGTTCTTGCCGGGGGTGCTGGAGGTCGCCGCAGTCGAGTGCACCCGGGCTTTCGGCAGCATCCGGAAGTACGTCCTGATCCAGCAGGTCGGCGTACCCGCGCTGCGACCGATGCTCGTCGGCCTCGGAGTGGCGGTCGGGGCTCCGCTGTGGGTGCTCGTGCTGGCGTGGATGGTGCCACTCGTCCTGGCTCTCACAGTGGCGACCTGCATCGTCGGTGCGAGCCTCAAGACCGAATACGGACGCCGTTTCGCCTGGCCTGCGCGGACCAGGACATGGGGTGAGATCGCTGCTGAGTACTGGCGCTTCACCGCCGCGCGTGGCCTCTCCAGCGTCATGGAGATCCTGATCAACTGGCTCGACGTCCTCCTGGTGGCGACGATGGTCTCAGCCACCCAGACAGCCATCTATGCGGCCGCCAGCCGGTTCGTCACCTCGGGGACGCTGGTCCTCCAGGCGTTGCGGCTCGCCATCGCCGGTGATGTCAGTGCTGCCCTGGCGCGGCGGGACAACGAGCGCGTCAGCGAGATCTACCACGTCGCCTCGCAGTGGGTGGTCCTGACCTCGTGGCCGCTCTACCTCACCATGGCGATCTTCGGCCCGACCGTTCTCCGCATCTTCGGTCCCTCCTACTCCGCCGGCGCCACTGCTCTCAGCGTGCTCTGCGGGGCAATGCTGCTGAACCTCGCAGCGGGCAATGTCGGGACGGTGCTGCTCATGGGCGGCAAGAGCACGTGGGTACTCGCCGACAAAGCGGCGAGCCTGGCGGTCAACATCGCCGCCAACCTGCTCCTCGTCCCCCGGTTCGGGATCACCGGCGCCGCGGTGGCATGGGCGCTGACCATCGTGCTCGACAGCACAGCGGCGTTCTGCCAGGTCCGGTGGGGCATGGGGATCGGTGGACGCCTCCGGGGCATCGTGGCCGCGGGCATGATCGCCCTAGGGTGCTTCGGACTCCTGCCGCTGCTGGGACGTGTCGTCTTCGGCAGCTCGCTGTCGACGATGCTCACCTGTGTAGGGCTGGGACTCGTCTTCTACCTGCCGCTGATCTGGATCGGTCGCGACCTGCTGGGTGTCCGAGTCCTCATCGAAGGTGTCACGAAGAAGGCTGCGCGTGTGGCCGACGGCTCATCCTGA
- a CDS encoding adenylyltransferase/cytidyltransferase family protein yields MFHVGHLNILRNARLACDHLIAGVVSDEMSSRAKGKAPVVPLAERLEIVSSIRFVDEAVEEDVPSKVEMWERLRFDVIIKGDDWRGTEKGLRLESDFAPLGVTVCYLPYTVHTSSTLLRQALHREIAARGEAI; encoded by the coding sequence ATGTTCCACGTCGGCCATCTGAACATCCTTCGCAACGCGCGGTTGGCGTGCGACCACCTGATCGCCGGTGTGGTCTCCGACGAGATGAGCAGCCGTGCCAAGGGCAAGGCGCCCGTGGTCCCCCTCGCAGAACGCCTGGAGATCGTGAGCAGCATCCGCTTCGTTGACGAGGCGGTCGAAGAGGACGTGCCCAGCAAGGTCGAGATGTGGGAGCGGCTCCGGTTCGACGTGATCATCAAGGGCGACGACTGGCGCGGCACCGAGAAGGGCCTCCGGCTCGAGAGTGACTTTGCGCCGCTCGGGGTCACGGTGTGCTACCTGCCCTACACCGTGCACACCTCCAGCACCCTGCTTCGTCAGGCACTCCATCGCGAGATCGCCGCCAGGGGCGAGGCGATCTGA
- a CDS encoding CDP-alcohol phosphatidyltransferase family protein, with amino-acid sequence MPAYLRFVNRKAGGFLAALGHAAGLTPTSVTVISTACSFSGIAILILHDASVVAGVAVSLLLLLGYALDSADGQLARVQGGGSRAGEWLDHVADIVKITTLHSAVAISMLRFFDLQSWWPLAAPVVFLVANVSQFFGMMLRDKLVATGQGPRAARAGGGSSSVAVAWVLLPLDHGTLCLAMLTLGAHAVFLWCYAFLGACTAAFAVRSLARAYRQLLALDRTDRQG; translated from the coding sequence GTGCCCGCGTACCTGCGGTTCGTGAACCGCAAGGCAGGCGGCTTCCTTGCGGCCCTGGGCCACGCCGCCGGGCTGACTCCCACTTCCGTGACCGTGATCAGCACGGCATGTTCCTTCTCCGGCATCGCGATCCTGATCCTGCACGACGCGTCAGTCGTCGCCGGCGTCGCAGTCTCGCTGCTGCTCCTTCTCGGCTACGCCCTCGACTCAGCAGACGGTCAGCTCGCGAGGGTGCAGGGCGGCGGCAGCAGGGCCGGCGAGTGGCTCGACCACGTGGCCGACATCGTGAAGATCACCACGCTGCACAGTGCCGTGGCGATCTCCATGCTGCGGTTCTTCGACCTGCAGTCGTGGTGGCCCCTGGCTGCCCCCGTGGTGTTCCTCGTCGCGAACGTGAGCCAGTTCTTCGGGATGATGCTGCGCGACAAGCTGGTCGCCACCGGGCAGGGTCCCCGTGCAGCACGCGCTGGAGGCGGTTCCTCCTCGGTCGCGGTGGCATGGGTGCTGCTCCCGCTGGACCACGGAACCCTGTGCCTGGCCATGCTGACATTGGGGGCGCACGCGGTCTTCCTCTGGTGCTACGCGTTCCTGGGCGCGTGCACGGCGGCCTTCGCTGTGCGCTCGCTCGCCCGGGCCTACCGGCAGCTGCTCGCTCTCGACCGTACCGACCGACAGGGATGA